TTATATCGAAAAACATTGAAATCGAGTTCGAGATACAATTACAAACATGCGAGGGCCGGCATACCTATATTAGGAGTTGTGTTTAAGTGTTTAACATATGTTAAATAAGTAATATATTTAATCTAATAATAAGTCAACACATATAATATGGCTCATCATGTTCTACTTTGAATTCCATGTACAAACAAAGTTGAATACACGCAGGCCAGACTTCTAATGTTTGACATTTAGATTTATTTCCCCTTGCGACAGTTTTCGAAATGGTGGacatcatattttatatcagCTAGCACTGTGTAATAATAGAATCGGgtcttttttaaatatatatatattattgtatGGACATATGAAGTGCGACATTAATATGATATATAAGGGAAAATtaagattttgattatataagTTGTCTGTTTTAGAGTTTGATCTTGTAACTAGCTAGTCGAAATTTTGTTTTTATCTAGTAACTTGGACTTATTTTGTTTAAATCATTTTCTCGCCAAAGCAAGACGATTCTCTCTTACATAGTAGCTCATGTGGTGAAAATAAAGCTCATACTACACACATCAAAATCTATCTAAACAAACATGGAAGAAAAATATAAATCAGAACGTCactcaatattttaaaattgaaggGAAAAAGCTTTTCATTTTGCTCGGGTAAATTTCAATATATGTAATATAGATTTTATTATCACCAAACTTCGACAAATTACAGAACTAAAATTCAAAACAGAACATCTTATCAAACCTTAATTTTCACACATACATATGCACATATGTGTGTGTGCTGTATTAGATCACCTcactaaaaaaaattcatatatgtACACATGTTTGACCAAGTAACTATTTTAAGAATGAAAATATCTATTTCTAGAAAAGACTAAAATTGATCAtgttataaaattataattgatTCAAAAATATAGAGCCCATGTGAAATTGAAATTTTTCCTTAAATAAGAATTGGCCGTGTATTTTAGATACGACACACATAGGTTTTCATTCATTTTTCACGTGTGTGGTAAATCCATTTTGAAAGGCATATCTTTAGTGCCTATAAATACCATAAAGACCGCGAGACAAAACACCACTCGAGCCAACAAAAATCATCAAAAAGATCCCCCTTCACTGACCAAGCTTCAAATGGCCACTTTCAGGCCTTTTTCTTCTGCAACTTACCTTGGAATAACCAGAGCTAGCATTCATACTCATCAAAGGCAACAAGAAACCGACATTTCGATATCTCATTACTCGAACAAAGATCAACCTTTTGTTGGTTTCGACAAACAAAAGAATCAAACACTCACGATCAAAACTAACCCTGAAAGAAAAGAATGTAGCCGTCCCAATTCAAGTTTGGTCGAAGAAATGTATGCGATTATGGATATCGTAGCAGATAGAGTTGAAATGCACAGAAACATTGGAGAACAAAGAAATAACTGGAACCATCTCCTGCTGACTTCGGTTAATAGTATGACTGCAACTGCTGCAATTATGGCTGGAATAGCAGCAGGGACAGCAGCTGGATCAGCTCTTCTTCCCCTTAAGTTGTCTTCTGCATTACTCTACCTAGGCGCGACTGGAATATTGATAATTATGAACAAGATTCAACCATCTCAGCTAGCCGAAGAACAGAGGAATGCTTCAAGGCTGTTCAAGCAGCTCCATGCAGAAATCGGTTCTAATATAGCTTTGAAAAGGACTAGTTCTAACGATGTTGAAAGAATAACGGACAAGGTATTGGCTTTAGATAAAGCATACCCCCTTGCTCTACTCGGAGTAATGCTCGATAAGTTTCCTGAACGTGTGGAACCAGCTGTATGGTGGCCACAGCACATGGATCAGTCTCACAACTCAGGGACTACAGTGACGGGAGCCGAGAATGGATGGAGCCAACGGCTTGAAGAAGAGATGAGGGAGATTTTATCGGTCCTGAGGAGGAAGGATGATGCGGAGTATATCAAACTAGGAAATACTGTTCTAAAAATTAACAAGATTCTAGCTGTCTGTGGACCTATGCTGACGGGTTTAGCTGCGACTGGTGTTGGATTCATTGGATCACCATTTCTTGGATCGATGCCTTCGTTATTCGGGGT
This Primulina eburnea isolate SZY01 chromosome 2, ASM2296580v1, whole genome shotgun sequence DNA region includes the following protein-coding sequences:
- the LOC140824513 gene encoding probable F-box protein At4g22030: MATFRPFSSATYLGITRASIHTHQRQQETDISISHYSNKDQPFVGFDKQKNQTLTIKTNPERKECSRPNSSLVEEMYAIMDIVADRVEMHRNIGEQRNNWNHLLLTSVNSMTATAAIMAGIAAGTAAGSALLPLKLSSALLYLGATGILIIMNKIQPSQLAEEQRNASRLFKQLHAEIGSNIALKRTSSNDVERITDKVLALDKAYPLALLGVMLDKFPERVEPAVWWPQHMDQSHNSGTTVTGAENGWSQRLEEEMREILSVLRRKDDAEYIKLGNTVLKINKILAVCGPMLTGLAATGVGFIGSPFLGSMPSLFGVVLGALATIVNTIEHGGQMGMVFEMYRSSAGFFKLMEENIETTLEQRQESRENGQVFEEKVALELGRNLSELRDLASASCSRTPNSQEFASKLF